One window of Nostoc sp. C052 genomic DNA carries:
- a CDS encoding potassium-transporting ATPase subunit F, which produces MKPVHLRRAIAAQVLEEITEIWYQWRRQKLPLYLFLAMCFNLVVAPMVYAATGEELSRSQSWGLGLLGLTTLGLSIYLFFVMFVPEKF; this is translated from the coding sequence ATGAAACCTGTTCATCTCCGCCGCGCAATCGCTGCCCAAGTATTAGAAGAAATAACTGAAATCTGGTATCAATGGCGTAGACAAAAGCTACCACTGTATTTGTTCCTGGCGATGTGTTTCAACCTAGTGGTTGCGCCTATGGTCTATGCCGCGACTGGTGAAGAACTTTCCCGCAGTCAATCTTGGGGATTGGGATTGTTAGGACTGACGACGCTAGGGCTTTCCATCTATTTATTCTTTGTAATGTTTGTACCGGAGAAATTCTAA
- a CDS encoding aliphatic sulfonate ABC transporter substrate-binding protein, translated as MVRPQIGKYSISRRDLLYAFYGLVSFTTLVSCGKNNGSANNSSTTLSTNVTNTNSKAATKLIRLGYQVSGDLTHEKGAIEKRLAPQGIGVTWSQFVSGPPLLEALNVGSIDLGPAGETPPIFAQAAGTNLIYVVNTPPGTGEGSAIIVLKDSPFQTLASLKGKKVAYSRGTAQTFFVVKALEEVGLKISDVESVNLPVADGRAAFLNKTVDAFVEGDPNLIKLQREGSIRVLRNAQGIKTPGGYYLASRDFATKNAELLKAILSEYYEVGQWANKNRRAAAEILAPKVKTDVDTMELTLARRKYDMKPITEEVINAQQKVADLLYQLKVVPKSVDVRGATLTSQEYAAITPDAVRNKA; from the coding sequence ATGGTCAGACCGCAAATTGGAAAGTACTCGATATCCAGACGTGATTTACTTTACGCTTTCTATGGGTTAGTGTCTTTTACTACCTTAGTCAGTTGCGGAAAAAACAACGGTAGTGCAAATAACAGCAGCACAACCTTGAGTACTAATGTCACTAACACTAATAGTAAAGCCGCTACCAAGCTGATTCGACTTGGCTACCAAGTTTCCGGGGATCTGACCCACGAAAAAGGTGCGATCGAAAAACGGTTGGCTCCTCAAGGAATAGGTGTTACTTGGTCTCAATTTGTTTCCGGGCCTCCACTCTTGGAAGCCTTAAATGTAGGTAGTATTGACCTGGGCCCGGCAGGTGAAACGCCACCGATTTTTGCTCAGGCCGCTGGTACCAATCTGATTTATGTAGTTAACACCCCGCCTGGTACTGGAGAAGGTTCAGCAATTATCGTACTAAAGGATTCTCCTTTTCAGACATTGGCAAGTCTAAAAGGTAAAAAAGTTGCTTATTCTAGAGGGACGGCTCAGACCTTTTTTGTAGTGAAAGCTTTGGAAGAGGTAGGGCTGAAAATCAGTGATGTTGAATCAGTGAATTTGCCTGTTGCAGATGGACGAGCAGCGTTTTTGAACAAGACAGTTGATGCTTTTGTCGAAGGCGATCCTAATCTGATCAAGCTGCAACGAGAAGGCAGTATCCGAGTGTTACGAAACGCACAAGGAATTAAGACGCCAGGAGGTTATTACTTAGCTTCACGGGATTTTGCAACTAAGAATGCTGAACTTTTGAAAGCAATTTTGTCAGAGTACTACGAGGTTGGGCAGTGGGCAAACAAAAACAGGCGGGCTGCTGCCGAAATTCTCGCACCGAAGGTTAAGACTGATGTGGATACTATGGAGTTAACACTGGCGAGAAGAAAATATGATATGAAACCAATTACTGAAGAAGTGATTAACGCTCAACAGAAGGTTGCCGATCTTCTATATCAACTGAAAGTAGTACCGAAATCGGTTGATGTTCGAGGGGCAACTCTAACTAGTCAAGAGTATGCAGCGATTACACCGGATGCTGTTAGAAATAAAGCGTGA
- a CDS encoding TauD/TfdA family dioxygenase, translating to MTLTATQIQITPTKAPLGAVVTGIDASVAAQPEVILQLKQAWRDYHVLIFKNQQLTDDQLLAFANYFGDILQQPAYIRKGETEPYLPPLVLTLANAASEESSVNLAPNYRELLPHIDHDWLPAPSSGSFLYGVELPENGPDTYWVNLIQAYEELDDATKEQIAGLQVRHFSSFSKLYKDEYSGPIYAAGRPAEPGERLATHPLVRTHPDTGKKVLFLNAAGEVDIVDYDPVEGAKLIERLREHIKQPHYVYQHHWSKGDLLYWDNQATAHYRPEFDPNATRILKRVSIRGSRPF from the coding sequence ATGACACTGACTGCAACACAAATTCAGATTACGCCTACCAAAGCCCCTCTAGGAGCAGTTGTTACTGGGATTGATGCCAGCGTTGCGGCGCAACCAGAAGTAATCCTGCAACTCAAGCAGGCGTGGCGCGATTACCACGTTCTGATCTTCAAAAATCAACAATTGACTGACGACCAATTATTAGCGTTTGCGAATTACTTTGGCGACATTCTCCAGCAACCTGCCTATATCCGTAAAGGAGAAACCGAGCCGTACCTGCCGCCCCTTGTTCTTACCCTTGCAAATGCCGCCTCCGAAGAAAGTTCCGTCAATCTTGCACCTAACTATCGTGAACTTTTACCTCACATCGATCATGACTGGTTGCCTGCACCATCTAGTGGTTCCTTTTTATATGGTGTAGAACTGCCTGAAAATGGCCCCGATACCTATTGGGTGAATTTGATTCAGGCTTATGAAGAACTAGATGATGCTACTAAAGAGCAAATTGCTGGTTTGCAAGTACGTCATTTTAGTTCTTTTTCAAAGCTGTATAAGGATGAATACTCTGGGCCTATTTACGCAGCGGGACGACCTGCTGAACCTGGTGAACGTTTAGCTACCCATCCGCTAGTTCGTACTCACCCCGATACTGGAAAGAAAGTTCTCTTTCTAAATGCAGCTGGAGAAGTGGACATTGTTGATTACGACCCAGTGGAAGGGGCAAAGCTAATCGAGCGGTTACGGGAACACATTAAGCAACCCCACTATGTTTATCAACATCACTGGAGTAAAGGCGATTTGCTTTATTGGGATAATCAGGCAACAGCTCATTACCGCCCAGAATTTGATCCTAATGCAACCCGGATTTTGAAGCGGGTTAGCATTCGGGGAAGTCGTCCTTTCTAA
- the kdpC gene encoding K(+)-transporting ATPase subunit C produces the protein MSFAREASRAIRSTLVLWVIGAIIYPFAMIAIGQIVFPFQANGSLLKNSAGQVVGSALIGQPFTSDRYFNSRPSTTSYSTADPKKDDGGVLKTGVSGASNLAPSNPALLERIKGKDDPDPSKKIEGDLNRLKKAGVQPTGDLVYTSASSLDPHITPEAAIAQIARVAKARGVQPNQLETLISQNTDGRFLGIFGEPGVNVLKLNLALDQIKG, from the coding sequence ATGAGTTTTGCACGCGAAGCTAGTAGAGCTATTCGTTCTACCTTGGTACTCTGGGTAATTGGAGCAATTATTTATCCTTTTGCGATGATTGCCATTGGGCAGATTGTGTTTCCGTTTCAAGCAAATGGTAGTCTACTAAAAAATAGCGCCGGTCAAGTTGTGGGTTCTGCCTTAATTGGTCAACCTTTTACTAGCGATCGCTATTTTAACAGCCGTCCTAGCACCACCAGCTACAGCACAGCCGATCCCAAAAAGGATGATGGGGGAGTTTTGAAAACCGGGGTTTCCGGTGCTAGTAACTTGGCTCCCAGTAATCCCGCATTGCTGGAACGCATCAAAGGTAAAGATGACCCCGACCCCAGCAAAAAAATTGAAGGTGACTTGAATCGTCTGAAAAAAGCAGGTGTGCAACCCACTGGCGATTTAGTCTACACCTCTGCTTCCAGCCTTGACCCCCACATTACCCCGGAAGCTGCGATCGCGCAAATTGCACGAGTAGCCAAGGCGCGGGGAGTTCAACCGAATCAACTGGAAACTTTGATTTCTCAAAATACCGATGGCCGCTTTCTCGGCATCTTTGGCGAACCTGGGGTTAATGTTTTAAAGCTGAATTTAGCTCTCGATCAGATTAAGGGATAA
- a CDS encoding DJ-1/PfpI/YhbO family deglycase/protease produces the protein MTDNNNHSGKKKVAILIEQAVEDAEFTVPYNGLKQAGIEVVVLGSRMNEKYKGKRGKLSVQADGTTTEAIAAEYDAVVIPGGMAPDKMRRNPNTVSFVQEAIQQGKLVAAVCHGPQVLIESDLLKGKQVTGFIAIAKDIINAGANYLDEPLVVDGNLITSREPGDLAIFTTAILSRLGYGGKDVALPNEKDTSAEWWKLADAWGGSTKGDIGRGLNTALTGERYSLEALNKYLEKESDSEVKSLFQEIIANKQHHIEKLETYLQHLGEKPSLGSNIANQYAKVKTALTGSDDIYQLRSALGDVQTGIGDIGNLSAMFTDPVATAIFKEIYQDLLKSEKRLVELYRVRISAQIQPPKPTTGAAISA, from the coding sequence ATGACTGACAATAACAATCATTCCGGCAAGAAAAAAGTTGCAATCTTGATTGAACAGGCGGTAGAGGATGCAGAATTTACAGTTCCTTATAATGGACTAAAACAAGCAGGAATCGAGGTCGTAGTCCTGGGTTCCCGAATGAATGAAAAATATAAGGGTAAACGCGGCAAACTTAGCGTCCAAGCTGATGGTACTACAACGGAAGCGATCGCAGCCGAATATGATGCTGTAGTGATTCCCGGCGGTATGGCTCCCGATAAAATGCGACGGAACCCCAATACAGTAAGCTTCGTACAAGAGGCGATACAACAAGGAAAGTTGGTCGCTGCGGTTTGCCACGGCCCACAAGTTTTGATAGAAAGCGATTTACTCAAAGGTAAACAAGTCACTGGGTTTATTGCTATTGCCAAAGACATCATTAACGCTGGTGCAAATTATTTAGATGAGCCTTTAGTAGTTGACGGTAATTTAATTACATCTCGTGAACCGGGAGATTTGGCAATTTTCACCACCGCTATTTTGAGCCGTTTAGGCTATGGTGGCAAAGATGTCGCATTGCCAAATGAAAAAGACACAAGTGCTGAATGGTGGAAACTCGCTGATGCTTGGGGTGGCTCAACTAAAGGTGATATTGGCAGAGGTTTAAATACCGCCCTTACTGGTGAACGTTATTCACTAGAAGCATTGAATAAGTACTTGGAAAAGGAATCAGATAGCGAAGTAAAATCACTCTTTCAAGAGATTATTGCTAATAAACAACACCACATTGAAAAACTGGAAACATATCTTCAGCATCTAGGCGAGAAACCCTCTTTAGGGTCAAATATTGCTAATCAGTATGCCAAGGTGAAAACTGCTTTGACAGGAAGTGATGACATCTATCAATTACGTTCCGCTTTGGGGGATGTGCAAACGGGTATTGGCGATATTGGTAATTTGTCTGCGATGTTCACCGACCCAGTAGCAACTGCTATTTTCAAAGAAATTTATCAGGATTTATTGAAATCCGAAAAGCGATTAGTAGAGTTGTATCGGGTGCGGATAAGCGCTCAGATTCAGCCCCCTAAGCCGACTACAGGGGCCGCTATCTCAGCGTAA
- a CDS encoding TrkA C-terminal domain-containing protein, which produces MLENKKVLDPSLLGVFIEDNSIYCGLYLTEIQLPERCVFVGILREIQVISATENPTIFAGDYVLAIATHSMMVPALKVTLKKIHSVYYSLNNCLLESV; this is translated from the coding sequence ATGCTAGAAAATAAAAAAGTTTTAGATCCAAGCCTACTTGGTGTTTTTATCGAAGATAATAGCATCTACTGCGGTCTTTATTTAACTGAAATCCAATTACCTGAGCGATGCGTTTTTGTAGGGATTTTAAGAGAGATTCAAGTAATCTCAGCAACAGAGAATCCAACTATTTTTGCTGGAGACTACGTTTTAGCAATAGCAACCCATTCCATGATGGTTCCCGCTCTCAAAGTAACTCTCAAGAAAATTCATTCTGTTTACTATTCTCTCAACAATTGTTTGTTGGAATCTGTTTAA
- a CDS encoding DUF6335 family protein produces MAEKNHPDKIKTKDLPQEITESYGTGVKDLPGYNIGGRSIKAERDEYTETSPELTGGDVDAYWQDADAVGDEAVGGSTATPDQNVTEELEIAVGLEMDDSEFLHTNDILEQRDGDRWELDPKSSEDYQNRRE; encoded by the coding sequence ATGGCAGAAAAAAATCATCCTGACAAAATTAAAACCAAAGATTTGCCGCAAGAAATTACCGAATCTTACGGAACTGGCGTGAAAGACTTGCCAGGATACAATATTGGTGGCCGCTCAATTAAAGCAGAAAGAGACGAATATACAGAAACTAGTCCTGAACTCACTGGTGGGGATGTTGATGCTTATTGGCAAGATGCAGATGCCGTTGGGGATGAGGCTGTTGGTGGTAGTACAGCCACTCCCGATCAAAATGTCACTGAGGAGCTAGAAATAGCAGTGGGGCTAGAAATGGATGACTCTGAGTTTCTCCATACCAACGATATTTTAGAGCAACGTGACGGCGATCGCTGGGAGTTAGATCCAAAGTCTTCTGAAGATTATCAAAACCGACGAGAATAA
- the pabB gene encoding aminodeoxychorismate synthase component I — MQTLIIDNYDSYTFNLYQMIAEVNGELPLVIYNDQLNWDELKEIAFDNIVISPGPGRPERSEDFGVCRQIIENVDVPLLGVCLGHQGIGYLYGARVIHAPQVRHGRLSKIYHNNSELFQGIPSNFSVVRYHSLLVADELPECLEKIAWTEEGLVMGLRHRNLPFWGVQFHPESICTEYGKKLLENFRDITLQFPKKSSISPEKQYWIGYKSVTPDMVQPCQEQEEKFELYTRKLDICPNTEQIFVQLFENASNAFWLDSSRVEPDLSRFSFMGDGSGINSLLVRYHTQTQEIIITQSDTVTRRTESIFEYLKREIDCRFCQSDELPFDFNCGFVGYFGYELKAECGSSLVHSSPLPDAIFLLADRMIAIDHQEQCIYLLQLIKKGQTQQVETWFNTIQQKLETLKPLSSLIPQENCQPVKFRLSRSYQNYIQDIRQCLDEIHEGETYQVCLTNQLYTDATPDPLAFYRTLRKINPAPYSAFLRFGEIAIACSSPERFLRIDRQGWVETKPIKGTLPRGETPEADFVLYEKLRNSEKDRAENLMIVDLLRNDLGRVCEIGSIYVPKLMDVETYPTVHQLVTTVRGRLRSDLQAVDCIQAAFPGGSMTGAPKIRTMQIIDRLEQEARGVYSGAIGFLGLNGSADLNIVIRTAVLTPDQTSIGIGGGIIALSEPEMEFQETLLKAKALIDAMVLTIYGTSESEKYHILELETTTANVYEKLTA, encoded by the coding sequence ATGCAAACGTTAATTATTGATAACTATGACTCTTATACCTTTAATCTTTACCAGATGATTGCCGAGGTAAATGGTGAATTACCTCTAGTAATTTATAACGATCAGCTTAACTGGGATGAATTGAAAGAAATTGCATTTGACAACATTGTGATTTCACCTGGCCCAGGTCGTCCAGAGAGGTCAGAAGATTTTGGAGTCTGTCGGCAAATAATTGAGAATGTGGATGTGCCTTTGCTAGGAGTTTGTCTAGGGCATCAAGGAATTGGCTACCTATATGGTGCAAGAGTGATTCACGCACCGCAAGTTCGACACGGTAGACTCAGTAAAATTTATCATAATAATTCGGAATTATTTCAAGGCATTCCTAGTAATTTTTCTGTGGTGCGTTATCACTCTTTGTTAGTTGCTGATGAACTACCTGAGTGTTTAGAAAAAATTGCTTGGACTGAAGAAGGATTGGTGATGGGATTGCGTCATCGTAATTTACCTTTTTGGGGTGTGCAGTTTCACCCAGAGTCTATTTGTACAGAATATGGGAAAAAATTACTAGAAAACTTTCGAGATATAACGCTGCAATTTCCAAAAAAATCGTCAATAAGTCCAGAAAAACAGTATTGGATTGGATATAAATCTGTTACTCCTGATATGGTTCAACCCTGCCAAGAACAAGAAGAAAAATTTGAATTGTATACGCGCAAGTTAGATATCTGCCCAAATACAGAACAAATATTTGTACAGTTGTTTGAGAATGCATCAAACGCTTTTTGGCTAGATAGCAGTCGTGTAGAACCCGATTTATCTCGCTTCTCGTTTATGGGTGATGGAAGTGGGATAAACAGTTTATTGGTACGATACCATACCCAAACGCAAGAAATCATCATCACACAGTCAGATACCGTGACTCGTCGCACCGAAAGTATTTTTGAGTATTTGAAGCGAGAAATAGACTGCCGATTTTGTCAATCTGATGAGTTACCTTTTGATTTTAACTGTGGATTTGTTGGCTATTTTGGCTATGAACTCAAGGCGGAGTGTGGATCTTCATTGGTGCATTCTTCACCATTACCTGATGCAATTTTCTTACTTGCCGATCGCATGATTGCTATCGACCATCAAGAACAGTGTATTTATTTGCTGCAATTAATTAAAAAAGGACAAACACAACAGGTAGAAACTTGGTTTAATACTATCCAACAAAAACTCGAAACTTTAAAACCTCTTTCTTCCCTTATACCCCAAGAAAATTGTCAGCCAGTTAAGTTCCGTTTGAGTCGCAGTTATCAAAATTATATCCAAGATATACGCCAATGCTTGGACGAAATTCACGAAGGGGAAACCTATCAAGTTTGCCTGACTAATCAGCTTTACACCGATGCAACCCCCGATCCATTGGCGTTCTATCGGACATTACGTAAAATCAATCCGGCTCCTTATTCTGCATTTTTACGCTTTGGTGAAATTGCGATCGCCTGTTCATCTCCAGAACGGTTTCTACGGATTGATCGCCAAGGTTGGGTAGAAACTAAGCCCATCAAGGGAACCCTACCACGAGGAGAAACCCCCGAAGCCGATTTCGTCCTTTATGAGAAGCTACGCAACAGCGAAAAAGACCGGGCTGAAAATCTCATGATTGTGGATTTGTTACGCAATGATTTGGGACGAGTCTGTGAAATTGGTAGCATCTACGTACCAAAATTAATGGATGTGGAAACATACCCAACAGTACATCAGTTGGTGACAACGGTACGCGGGCGATTACGTTCAGATTTACAAGCGGTGGATTGCATACAGGCTGCATTTCCCGGAGGATCGATGACAGGTGCGCCCAAAATCCGCACCATGCAAATTATCGATCGCCTAGAACAAGAAGCGCGAGGAGTGTATTCAGGTGCGATCGGCTTTTTGGGCTTAAATGGTTCAGCCGATTTGAATATTGTGATTCGGACTGCTGTTTTGACTCCCGATCAAACCTCCATTGGTATTGGTGGCGGAATTATAGCCCTTTCTGAGCCGGAAATGGAGTTTCAGGAAACGCTGCTAAAAGCCAAAGCTTTAATCGACGCTATGGTTCTGACGATATATGGAACCTCTGAGTCAGAGAAATATCACATTTTGGAATTAGAAACAACAACCGCTAATGTTTATGAAAAATTAACTGCTTGA
- the kdpB gene encoding potassium-transporting ATPase subunit KdpB: MPTTTDSPSSRIPSGTRDSRKHTPKADLQGLYQRAVRESFIKLDPRITVRNPVMFVVWVGTIVTFLVTLNPNLFGTIQADINQQRLLNGLITFILFFTLLFANFAEAVAEGRGKAQADSLRSTRSDTIANKILPDGSIVKVSSTELRRGDIVQVVANNMIPADGDVIKGIGSVDESAITGESAPVLKQPGTDIASSVTGGTRLLSDELTIRISADPGQGFIDRMIALVEGAQRTKTPNEIALTVLLAVLTQVFLIVVSTIPPYVGYIATFISTAFGPEAGNSLRTGASVAILISLLVALIPTTIGGLLSAIGIAGMDRVAQFNVIATSGRAVEACGDINTLVLDKTGTITLGNRMADEFIPLNNHSLIDVARVSLAASLFDETPEGKSIVILAEKSQAGVDFNIDKAEGVEFSAKTRMSGTNLPDGRQIRKGAVDAIKGFVRSRGGQVPDDIDAAYERVSRLGGTPLAVCQNDDIYGVIYLKDIVKPGLRERFDQLRRMGVRTVMLTGDNRITASVIAEEAGVDDFIAEATPEDKIEVIRSEQSQGKLVAMTGDGTNDAPALAQANVGVAMNSGTQAAKEAANMVDLDSDPTKLIDLVTIGKQLLITRGALTTFSIANDIAKYFAIIPTIFAAAGIGALNIMGLKSAQSAIISALIYNALIIPALIPLALKGVKFLPLTADQLLRRNILIYGLGGIIAPFIAIKLIDIILPLS; the protein is encoded by the coding sequence ATGCCAACTACTACTGATTCTCCTTCATCCCGGATTCCATCTGGAACTCGTGACTCGCGCAAGCATACTCCCAAAGCTGATTTACAGGGACTTTACCAAAGAGCAGTTCGTGAGTCATTTATCAAGCTCGATCCTCGAATTACTGTCAGAAACCCAGTTATGTTTGTTGTTTGGGTAGGGACAATTGTCACCTTTCTTGTCACCCTTAACCCAAATCTATTTGGCACAATTCAGGCAGATATCAACCAACAACGCCTCTTAAATGGGTTGATTACCTTCATTCTCTTTTTCACACTCCTTTTTGCAAACTTTGCTGAAGCCGTGGCGGAAGGACGCGGTAAAGCACAGGCTGATTCACTGCGATCGACGCGATCGGACACGATCGCTAACAAAATCCTCCCTGATGGTTCCATAGTAAAAGTCAGTTCTACGGAACTGCGACGGGGCGATATAGTTCAGGTGGTGGCAAATAACATGATTCCCGCCGATGGGGATGTCATTAAAGGTATTGGTTCAGTGGATGAGTCGGCTATTACTGGGGAATCTGCCCCTGTACTAAAGCAACCAGGTACAGATATTGCCAGTTCGGTGACAGGAGGTACACGCTTACTTTCCGACGAGTTGACGATTCGCATTAGTGCCGATCCTGGTCAAGGCTTTATCGATCGGATGATTGCTTTGGTAGAAGGGGCACAACGCACCAAGACACCCAACGAAATTGCCTTGACGGTATTGCTAGCAGTACTAACACAGGTGTTCTTGATTGTAGTGTCAACCATTCCCCCCTACGTGGGCTATATTGCCACCTTTATCAGCACAGCCTTTGGTCCTGAGGCGGGAAACAGTTTGCGTACAGGTGCTAGCGTTGCCATTCTCATCTCCCTACTGGTAGCTTTGATTCCCACAACGATCGGTGGTTTGCTCAGTGCGATCGGGATTGCGGGGATGGACAGAGTTGCCCAATTTAATGTTATTGCGACCTCTGGTAGAGCGGTAGAAGCCTGCGGTGACATTAACACCTTAGTGCTAGATAAGACAGGCACTATCACACTGGGTAATCGGATGGCTGACGAGTTTATTCCTCTAAATAACCACTCACTAATAGACGTGGCGCGAGTCTCCCTAGCTGCTAGCTTGTTTGACGAAACGCCAGAAGGCAAATCAATTGTGATACTAGCAGAAAAGTCCCAGGCTGGGGTAGATTTCAATATCGATAAAGCCGAAGGTGTGGAATTTTCTGCAAAAACCCGGATGAGTGGTACGAATTTACCTGATGGCAGACAAATTCGGAAAGGGGCGGTAGATGCCATTAAGGGGTTTGTCCGTTCTCGTGGCGGCCAGGTTCCTGATGATATAGATGCAGCTTATGAGCGAGTTTCCCGGTTAGGAGGTACACCCTTAGCTGTCTGCCAAAATGACGATATTTATGGGGTTATCTACCTTAAAGATATTGTCAAACCTGGACTGCGGGAACGGTTTGACCAACTCCGCCGTATGGGTGTTCGCACCGTTATGCTGACAGGTGACAACCGAATTACGGCTTCGGTAATTGCCGAAGAGGCTGGGGTGGATGATTTCATTGCTGAAGCGACTCCAGAAGACAAAATTGAGGTGATTCGCTCGGAACAATCTCAGGGTAAGCTGGTAGCAATGACTGGAGATGGTACTAATGATGCGCCTGCCCTCGCTCAAGCAAACGTGGGTGTGGCAATGAACTCTGGGACGCAAGCTGCTAAAGAAGCTGCTAACATGGTGGACTTAGACTCTGACCCCACGAAGTTAATTGACTTAGTAACCATAGGTAAACAGTTGCTAATTACTCGTGGCGCATTGACAACATTCTCCATCGCTAACGACATTGCCAAGTATTTTGCCATCATTCCCACAATCTTTGCTGCGGCTGGCATCGGCGCACTGAATATTATGGGATTAAAGAGTGCCCAATCTGCGATTATCTCGGCGCTGATTTACAACGCCCTGATTATTCCCGCATTAATTCCGCTAGCACTCAAAGGGGTGAAGTTCTTACCTTTAACAGCAGATCAACTGCTACGTCGCAACATCTTGATATATGGCCTTGGCGGCATCATTGCTCCCTTCATTGCCATCAAACTGATAGATATTATCCTACCTTTGTCTTAA
- a CDS encoding iron uptake porin → MSHLLWKTLVLSPVVLGVTVLVSARAMATSVASSSEDTKAKAAQAEAPIASAAPIFIQTEQPKVNQQLFAQKTDDNKVLEEVNRYSTEGKNQNSLSQVTSVSQFSDVQPTDWAFQALQSLVERYGCIAGYPNSTYRGNRALTRYEFAAGLNACLDRVNELIATATADLVTKQDLATLQRLQEEFSAELATLRGRVDSLETRTAELEAHQFSTTTKLVGEAIFAITDNFGNNDNNNTVFQDRVRLDLQTSFTGKDTLHTRLAAGNAIGLALPGGTFEGTQTFNLSPSTNNSVFIDWLSYYFPIGNSQVYIAASGGIQSDYVPTVNPYFEDFDGGNGALSTFASESPIYRIGGGAGIGVNLAFGKGGGGFQPSLTLGYLGSQANNPGINTGLFDGNYAALGQLNLKIGDRITLAATYVHGYHNGGTVLFDAGSASTTTGVVGTAQANLVGGGNPYSSNSYGFEAAFKPSDKLSISGFIVYNDITGFGANDDSQVWSYGAGVALPDFGKKGNVLGIFAGVEPYVGGNGGDKPYHFEGFYKYRVTDNISITPGIIWLTNPGQVVNNNDDAIIGTLRTTFTF, encoded by the coding sequence ATGTCTCATCTATTGTGGAAAACTCTGGTACTAAGTCCAGTAGTTTTGGGAGTAACGGTATTGGTTTCCGCTAGAGCTATGGCTACTTCAGTAGCAAGCTCTTCTGAAGATACAAAGGCAAAAGCTGCTCAAGCAGAAGCACCAATAGCTTCTGCTGCTCCAATATTTATTCAAACAGAGCAACCAAAAGTTAATCAGCAGTTGTTTGCCCAAAAGACTGATGATAATAAAGTTTTAGAAGAAGTTAATCGCTACAGCACCGAAGGCAAGAACCAGAATTCACTGTCTCAAGTCACATCAGTTTCTCAGTTTTCTGATGTACAGCCGACTGACTGGGCATTCCAAGCTTTACAATCCTTAGTTGAACGCTACGGTTGTATAGCAGGATACCCAAACTCTACTTATCGTGGCAATCGGGCACTGACTCGTTATGAGTTTGCCGCAGGTTTGAATGCTTGTTTAGATCGGGTTAATGAACTGATTGCCACAGCCACCGCTGACTTAGTGACAAAACAGGATTTGGCTACTCTCCAGCGTTTACAAGAGGAATTCTCGGCAGAACTAGCAACTCTGCGTGGTCGAGTAGATTCTCTAGAAACACGGACTGCTGAACTGGAAGCACATCAGTTTTCCACTACCACAAAATTGGTAGGTGAAGCCATTTTTGCTATCACCGACAACTTTGGCAACAACGACAACAACAATACTGTTTTCCAAGACAGGGTACGTTTAGACTTGCAAACCAGCTTCACAGGTAAAGATACTTTGCATACTAGGCTTGCAGCTGGTAATGCAATTGGATTGGCTTTACCAGGTGGCACATTTGAAGGAACTCAAACCTTTAACCTGTCACCTTCTACCAACAACAGTGTTTTTATCGACTGGTTGTCTTATTACTTCCCCATTGGCAACTCCCAAGTTTACATAGCTGCTAGTGGAGGTATTCAGAGCGATTACGTTCCTACCGTCAACCCATACTTTGAAGATTTTGATGGCGGTAACGGTGCTTTGTCTACCTTTGCCTCCGAAAGCCCAATCTATCGGATTGGAGGTGGTGCAGGTATCGGCGTTAACTTAGCCTTTGGTAAAGGTGGCGGTGGCTTCCAACCTTCATTAACCTTGGGTTACTTGGGATCTCAAGCGAATAACCCTGGTATAAATACGGGTTTATTCGATGGTAACTATGCTGCTTTAGGACAGTTGAACTTAAAAATAGGCGATCGCATTACCTTAGCTGCAACCTACGTCCACGGTTATCATAATGGAGGTACTGTTTTATTCGATGCAGGCTCCGCAAGTACAACTACTGGTGTAGTCGGGACTGCACAAGCCAACCTTGTCGGTGGCGGCAATCCATATTCGAGTAATTCCTACGGCTTTGAGGCTGCTTTCAAACCTAGTGACAAACTATCTATTAGTGGCTTTATAGTTTACAACGACATCACAGGCTTTGGTGCTAATGATGATAGTCAAGTTTGGAGTTATGGAGCTGGGGTAGCTCTACCAGACTTCGGTAAGAAGGGCAACGTTTTAGGAATTTTCGCAGGTGTTGAACCTTATGTTGGAGGTAATGGTGGTGATAAGCCATACCACTTTGAAGGTTTCTATAAGTATCGCGTAACCGACAACATTTCTATTACTCCTGGGATTATTTGGTTAACCAATCCTGGTCAAGTTGTCAACAACAACGATGATGCAATCATTGGTACGCTAAGAACTACCTTCACCTTCTAA